In Leopardus geoffroyi isolate Oge1 chromosome B4, O.geoffroyi_Oge1_pat1.0, whole genome shotgun sequence, the DNA window cagaatccgaagcagtctccaggtctgagctgtcagcacagagcctgacacgggctggaactcacgaactgtgagatcatgagctgagctaaagtcggattggacgctcaaccgactgagccacccaggtgccccatcattctACACTTTTGAAGCATCTATGTTAGGGCACTGCAACAGGTGCTAGGGTATCACACAAGTTCCTGCTCGCTAATGAGGGTTAATGATCAGAAAACCACCTCAGATGTTAGTAAAGAAGCTAAAAATAGGATGTCACAGtgctggaggaaaaggaaagaaatgaggtaGTTTGTAAAGGTCCTACAGCAGTGATACTTGAATTAAGACTGGCATGAGAAGAAAGCCACCAGTGCAGTAAAGGAACATGAGATACAACCAACAAGAAGAAAGTACGTTTGGAATGTTCAAGAAACCAAATGTGAAACACTGAGTGAAGACAGAACATGGTGGAGATGCAGACACAGGACAGGCAGGGGGGCcattaggagcagagagaagagccaGTGTTTTCAAAGGATCATAAACGGGCACCCTGGCCTCTGAAGGCTTAAAATGTAGCTGTGGCAACTGAGCTAACTCCAGAGTAAAGTGGGTACTAGGGGTGTAGatcccaggagcccctgccccacctcactTCCTAAAGCTCTAGTGGATAAGGCTGAGTTTCCAACCAAGTGGAGGTTGAACTTGATCTTCCTCCACccaaattattttgttcttttaaagtacgattataaatgtacatatagGACAAAACACAGTAAGCAACCTGAACCCCACCACCTACAAATATAAAGCTGCTTGGGTTGGCGAGGtcggggtggggagatgggggtaTCTAAACATTGGAGTCACCTGGAGGAAATGACTAGCCCAGTAGGCACACAACACTTTAGCAGGATAGGGTGGTTTCTGGATTTCCTACATATGCTTCTTACTGAAACGTGCACACTGGCCCAAGCTGGCCAAGACAACACTAAATATAACCTGCACTAATTTGACCATTATGGTATTCAGTTATCTATACCCTGGAAGAAAACTTCTCTTGCTGAGATACAAGGATCTCACAGTGCTTTCCCTCAGGTTAACAAGTGGCTTCAGTCATCACCTCCCCACCACAACCCCTAACTCTCTAGCATGTGGCAAAGGCTACTAGCAGCCCTAATTCTGCAACAGTTCTCAGCTAGGGGTGACTTTGCCACTGGAACACCTGGCAGTGTCTTCGGGGAGGGAGACGattgctactgacatctagtgggtaaaggccagagatgctgctaaacattgtACAGCATACAGGGCCCCCCCTCCCATAAAGAATCATTCAGCCCACTCCTAGAAttattactacactatatgtaaactaacttggatttaaattttttttttttaacgtttatatttgagacagagagagacaaagcatgaacgggggagggtcagagagagggagacacagaatctgaaacaggctccaggctctgagctgtcagcacagagcccgacgcggggcttgaactcatggaccgcgagatcatgacctgggccgaagttggccacttaatcgactgagccacccaggcgcccctaaattttaaaaagttaaaaaataaaaaatcttccagCCCAAAACAGCCTTAGTGCTGAGGCGGGGAAACCCTCTGTAGAGTGAGAGCAACACCTCAATGATCATGTCAGTACAAGACACTTTGAGCTGCTAGAAAACCACCAGAGGTAATGGCTTTTTCACAGCCTCTTGGTGGAAAGTTTGAGAAGCTATCACTGTTCTAAGAATGCGAGACAGTTCTTCATTTCAGGTATTAGCTGGATACCTATCAAGAACCACACTTTCTTTAAACTGGAATATGAATATATCTCTTTATTAGAATGCTCACGAGAATGGCACACGAGCACTGTCCTTCTGATGTGATGAAGAATACACCTGCCCCACACTGTGGCAGGGAACAGGGGTCATGGCTTTCAGAGCTGGTACCAACTGTCCACTGAAGACCCTTGTATTCACCAGAGAGGATGTTTCCTGCACTCTAGCATCTCTGCTGTAGCTTCCAGTCAGGCCTCCGGGACTCACGAGACTTCTTCATTTCAGCATCAgttgattctcttttctcttgccacTCTGGACTCCTTCAAGACCTAGGTCAACTGCCCCATGTCTAACTTGCTCAGGCAGCTTCTGGAATTCTGCAGCACATCTTTGCTATGCTGCTGCCCTGCTGCCCTCAGGGGCATGGTtaggagttgggggagagggggaacaATACCACATTACCGAAGCAAACGGCAGGGGCAGATTAGCACACGACACTTGGACATACACCTAATAACCTCACAGGATACATGCTTTCTCCCCAAATGCTACATAATCTCCATAGAGAGCAAACGCTTATGGAATGATTTTGTACACCAGGCACGAGGGATACAAAGTGAATGGTGTTTACATCCATGAGGTCCTGCACACAAGGGGAAGTCAGCGCCTGAAAGCTGGAACGAGATCTCTATCCTGGCTCTTCCCTGCCTTTGAATGGTATCACCACTCTGTCTCCGCCTGTTCTTCGCGTTAGTTCATTTTTCAAAAGGGAGGAtaagatggcagagaagaatGGGAGACTGGGCTGGGTGGAGGATTAATATATGGATAACACCccgtaaaacaaaaataatacaaaaatgcaaaaccCGGATTTAGTACTGTGATATAACAAGAGAACGTGGCCGGAGGTACTACATGCTAACACAGACAATATGATACACAACCCCAAGGGGAGGACTCAGTGAGGAGTGGGGCATAGGCCGCCGGTTTAGACTAAGAGCCTTTCAATGGACTGCTGAATGGACTGGATCTGCTGCTTCAGCTGTGAGCCTTCTTTGATGGTGACAGAACAGGCGATGACAGGCCTGGAGACCCCACAGGCCCGCCCCAGGGCCTGCTTAGAGCGCACAAACACGTAGGGCACGTTCTTATCCTCACATAGCAGCGGAAGGTGAAGGATGATCTCCAGCGGCTCAGCGTCTGCAGCCATCACGATGAACTCAGAGATGCCTCTGTTGAGGGTTTTGGTGGCTGAAGAGAGAAGGACACGAGGCCAACAAGTgactgggatgggggtggagcTTGGGCATGGAAGCCACAAAAAAGCAATTTCCAAGGGAAAGAAACAAGTGCTTTCTGAGCAAATATCCCCAGCCACAAGCAATCCTCTGTCTTACAGTGTGGCCTTGGTAAGTGATATGGGATTTAATCACCAATTAGCTACCCTCAATGCCTTTCTCAAACCCTCCATCAAACCCATCAGCTCTGTCACAACACATCCTGAAACAGAccacttctttcttcttctctgctACCATACTTGTCCAAGTCACTACCACCTCTTGCCTGGTTGACTGGAACAGCGTTCACACGGGCTTTGCAGTACAGCATTTCTCAAACTGTGATCAAGGATCAGGGTTTTACCATCCCAGTCTGTCACAAGCAGTATTTCTGGAAGGCTCACACCACATGCAACTTAGAAGAAAAATCAGCACCCCATATCACTGTCTAAACACTTACCCCTGATGGCTTATATCTCTGTGGCCCAGTGCAAGTCCCCAGACCACACTCTGTTAATGCTGGAGTATGAACAAGAGCACAGACTGTGGAGCCATACTGCCCAAGTTCAAATCCCGACTCTCATTCTCCTCACAAGATAGTGTGAATAACTGGGTCTAAAAGAATTCCTACACCGTTAACCTTTAGCAGCTACTGCCAAAATGCTGCTCTTAAGTCCTCCCACTGGTCCCAATCAAGTGTCCAGCCCTCTTTCCAAGTTGGACACAGAGCCAGTGCCTGATCACTCTACCTGAAGCACCCTCTGGCTGCCTTACCTTCATTAGCTCCTTTCCGAAGCTGCTTGTAGTTACATGACTGCTGAACAAGGTCCAGTAGTTTCTTGGTGAGGTGGGCGTCTGCGAGGGGGTAGGCCTTCGGATTTACATCAGCCTCAGTCTATGGGACGGGAAGTGGGGGAAGTCATCAAACCATCAGTCAAACTGAACCAGGAGTTGTTCCGGACAAATCACAAAATACTTTATTCAACAGCCCAGAGAGATAGTGATCAGCTTCCCTGTTCCTCTGCCCTCAGAAAGACACTTAGTGACTGACACTAGCTGCCTATTCCCAACtcagaaaaactgaaatatattagaataaaagaattttaGCAATTACATAGTCCAATGATGTACACTAAAGCCGATATACTTTTATTTGCCTCTCTTGCTTGGTAATATTATAGCAAATGGATTTTTAATAGGTTCTCATGGCTCAGTATCCACTTGAGTCACATGGGGatagtttttaaatttgggaTTTCCACACTCCACCCcaaatttactgaaataaaaattaaggcatTTATAGAAATGCAGCACAGagttctctctccatttcccatTCAATATTCAAATCTTCCTCTGTCCTCGGTAAGAAtccatcaaaatattttctcattcatctGACCCTACAATACATACAAAATGGTCGGTACCAACAAAATGGTTGGTGCCTCTACCAACAAGCTCACCAAGGtcaaaatttccttttgttcttacAATATATCCAACTAAAGCCACCCAGTCATAGTACGATATTCAAGTTATTCAAATTAATATTTCCCTGTGGTTTATCAGTTTGATATACAATTAGGGTTCCTTTGTATTcagcttgttaaaaaaaattaagattttacttttcaaatatgtaaCACATCTACACGGTTCTAAAGTCAAAGCTGTTAGTGAACtaaaactgtttttgaaaactgGCAAACAGTAAAgcatttatcctgcctttccCATACAGACTGTATCACTACTCCACCTACTAAAGGAATGAGTCAATCAAATCCCACCATCTTGCAACCCATATTCATCAATTAATCCAGACACAGATTAATGGATCCAGACATTAACAGCTACCAATATCATAAAAGATACCATGTGATCACTGCCCCTCTTGAAGAACAAAAACATCTATGACCAAGTATtcttggggaaaaacaaaaggaaagaagaaaaatctgatcAAGCCTTTGATTCTGATATCAGATATTTGATACTAAGGAATTATTAAATTTTGGGGTATTATAATGACACTGCAGTTGCTAAAAATCCTGATTTTACAGATACATACTTTATCACCTATGAATAAAATGCTACGTCACTGGCTTTGCTTCAAAATAAACCATTTAGGGAACGAATTGTGAGGGGCCTGCTTAAAccattccttcttcctcatcCCTACCTCTCGAGTTCaagcattttcattaatttctcatttgttttccctgtgattctttttacaaatatatgtatttatatataaaacttggATGCACCCCACGTTACCATCGCGAGCAACGCGTGGTTCGCCCGCTGCGGCCCGCTCTAACCCCAGTTTTGGAGGCCGGACCGCGGCACGCAGCGCGCGGCACCCCAGTCCTAAGTGGTGACCCGTGGGTGACGCCCCGGTGGGAGCACTCACCATCGCGTCTGCCTCGGTGATCTCCTGCCCAACACCGCAAGGACACAGAAATGACCCACCCGCAAGGAAGCAGGAAGTGACGCGGTGGTGACGTCAGCGGAAGTGACATCGAGCGTGAGCTTGCACCAAACGCCTGGTCCCTGAAACTGCAGTGGTTCCAGGGTGATGTGGAATTAAGTGAGGGCTAGAGTTCCCTGAAGAAGTGGGAAAAAGGTCTCCCCATTATTGGTCTGTTCTTCTCCTTACGTTCTAGAATCAGCTTTTCAAGGCCCACAAAAATGTGCTGGGATAATCTG includes these proteins:
- the SNU13 gene encoding NHP2-like protein 1 isoform X2 — translated: MTEADVNPKAYPLADAHLTKKLLDLVQQSCNYKQLRKGANEATKTLNRGISEFIVMAADAEPLEIILHLPLLCEDKNVPYVFVRSKQALGRACGVSRPVIACSVTIKEGSQLKQQIQSIQQSIERLLV
- the SNU13 gene encoding NHP2-like protein 1 isoform X1, whose product is MTEADVNPKAYPLADAHLTKKLLDLVQQSCNYKQLRKGANEATKTLNRGISEFIVMAADAEPLEIILHLPLLCEDKNVPYVFVRSKQALGRACGVSRPVIACSVTIKEGSQLKQQIQSIQQSIERLLV